AATCGGTAACCTAGATAGACTAACGCTAGATTCCATGGGATACAGCCCAGCGCTGTAAATACAATGAATTTCCATGCCTTCATTCCAGCAATCCCTGCGGGTAGTGAAATAAATGTTCGGATAAAGGGTAACATACGTGTAAAAAACACAGTACTCTCACCATAACGCTTGAACCATCGCTCGGATTGCTCCAGATGATGCTCATTCATGAGGATATATTTACCGTATTTCTCTAATAACCGTCTACCTCCGGCTTTCCCAATATAGTAAGCAATGACGGAACCTAATAGATTCCCAAATATCCCAGCGATAGCAACTTCCAAAAAAGTAAGTGAGCCTTGCGCAACCAGCCAGCCGCCGCTGAGCATTATAACTTCACTGGGAATGGGGATACAGGCACTCTCCAGGATCATCCCTAACCATATGCCCCAAATTCCCATCGTATTGACAAGTTGGAGCGCAGTTTCAGATATCCAAGTTAATAATTGATGCATGAGTGTTCACTCCGCTTCATAAATTTTACTGTTCCTTAAGAATATAACGCTATAATTAAACAAAAAGCCGGGGGAAGTACCATAATGAAAAAATTACAAGCACCTAAGTTTTTATATGGTCTATTCGTAATAGCTATTATTCTGCTGATGATTCCCAAATTCTCTTATAACGATCCTGATACCTTCTGGCATATTGAGCTGGGACAATATATGATCGATCATGGACAAATCCTGCATCATGCCATACATACTTTTTACGGAGATGAGCTTCCCTATGTCCCTCATGAATTTGGATTTCAGCTGCTCGTCGCTCCGCTTTATGCTGCATTTGGATGGCCAGGGGTGTATATTTTGACCGCTGTGTGTTTGTTCTTTTTAGTACTCGGTTTGCTTCGGCTAGGTAAGGTTTCCCGCAAAGAGCTGGGACTTCAACAAGACCATGTGCTGATGCTCCCTTTTGTACTGCTAATCACCTGCTGGATTTACTACAATTATTTCAAGGGTCGTCCGCAGATGATCTCCTCGTTTATGATTGTCTGGTTCTTCGTTTATTTACGGGAATACCAGATGGTAGCTCATAAGAAATACGCCGCTGCAATGGTTGCTCTTTCTATAGCTATTGCCAACTTTCATGCAGGTGTATGGCTTGTAATTGCTGTATTTACAGGGATGGCTCTGCTAGAATCCTTGATTAACAAAACGCTCAATTGGCGTAAAATCACAGTCTTTGTTCTAGTTTGGTTAGCTGGCCTTTTAAATCCCGGTGGTGCAACAAGCCTCTTATTTATTTTGACGGTTACGAAAAAGAACTTTAACCTGCTGATCAACGAATGGCAGCCTATTCAGTTCAATAGTTTGGAGAATTTACCCATTCTACTCTTGCTTCTGTTCTTTGCCTGTACGCTTCCTTTCGCACTTCAACGTAAACCATTCCGCTTCTTTCTTATGCTTGGGATTCTGTATCTTGGTGTATCGAACTTCAAGCAGAACCTATTTATGTGGCTGTTTATTCCTTATTTTGCAGCCGTATTCTTTGACGCCATTCCATACTTCCGTAAACCCGGTGTTCTAGTTCGGCAAAGCACTTTACGACTGTGGCTTACAATTGGGCTACTCCTAAATATTGCGTATATATTCACTGTACCGCCAGTTATTGATGCTAAGAATTATCCCGTTGATGAAATGAATTATATTATGCAGCATACACCTGAAGGCACTCGTCCCAAAGTGCTCGCCCGATACGGTTCATCCGGTTATGTCATGTTCCGAGGTGGAGATATACTGTGTGACGGCAGACAGGATCCCTTCGTTACGAAGGATTCACTTGGAGTGCTCGGCTGGACTGCTTTTGAGCGTTCCATGTACGGATTCTCAGAATATCTCCCTGAAATTGTAGAATATGACCATCCCGATTATGTAATTACCGGCAATGGCGTCTCACATAAGCTATTCAATGAATGGGCACAAAAATTCGGACAACCCGTTTATTCAGGAACCTATGGCAGTGTCTTCTCACTCCTCAAAGCGACGGAGTAACTTATTTTCGAATCACATATCCTAGGCCGCGCATCGTCTGTACAATACTTGGCTGTCCCACCTCATCAATTTTACTCCTAAGGTAGCTGATATACACGTCAACTACCTTAACATCCACCTCGGAATCATATCCCCATATGGTTTCTAGCAGCATCTCCCGAGTCATTACTCTGCCTCTATTCTCCAATAGCACTAATAGTATTTCGAATTCCCGTTTCGTTAAATTAACAAATATCTTCTTCTTTCTAAGCGCCCGTCCGTCAATGTCCATCTCTAAATCGCGAAATATTAGCATCCGTCCTGTGTTAAAAGTGCCTGCCCTTCTTAACAGAGATCTCATTCGTGCCAGCAGCTCTTCCATAGCAAATGGCTTTAGAATGTAATCATCCGCACCGCTATCCAGACCTCTAATTTTATCCGCGAGCCCCGCTTCCTCCGCAATGATTATGATTGGCGTTTGTTTAGTCTCACGTATTCTGCTACACAACTCCGTTCCACTTAGCCCAGGGATCATTAAATCCAGCAATATGAGGTCCCATTCCTCTTCTAGTGCTAACTGTAATCCCTTAAATCCTTCGTGAGTAACGGTAATAGAATACGATTCATGACGCAATTCCAATTCCATAACCCTAGCTAGACGCTTCTCTTCTACTATTAATAATATTTTATTCATAGGCTTCCTCTCCATGTTCGACCTATATTAAAACTTAATTTTCGAGGCTGTATTGCCAGTCTACTCGCTATCTATTAAATATTTATTAACTCCTTCTAAAGGAGAATGGTTTAAAGCGCACAAGCACAAACGCCTTCGGCGTCCCTTTAAGGACGGTAAGCTTTTAAGCGAGAAATATAAGGATGATTTATTACGTAGAACATATAAATTCTTATATTTTAAAAAAGCGATGACCCCTGGCGAAATAGCCAGTAGTCACCGCTTCTATAAACTTAAAATTAAATACTACCTCTCGTGCACAATAATCCCTTTAGAAACACGCAGTTTCGGATATTCGCCCATGATTTCCGGTATATCTTTTAGCGAAAACTGATGGCTAATCAACGACTCAATCTGAACGATCCCCTTCTCAATTAACGCAATCGATTCCTCATGTGTATATGGATTAATGAAAGAGCCCATGATGTTCAACTCTTTTGTAAAAATTTCGAATGGTGAGACTTGAATCAACGTGTCCGGGGAAGCAACTCCAAACATTAAGACTTGTCCACCCTTACGCGATGCCTTAACCGCCAGCTCCATGGAATCCGCCCGGCCTACACATTCGATCACAATATCAAATTGATGATGGAGAGCTTCCATCACACCTTCTGCTGCAGGAGATACGGCTTCATCCGCACCTAATTCGACTAATCGGTCATGCTTGAACACTTCAGGCTCACTGACAATGATCCCTTTAACACCCGCAGCCTTGACGAGCTGCAAGAACAATTGACCAATAAAACCACCGCCGATAATCAAGACTTGGTGTGTCGGACGGATATCCAGCTTCTTGTAACCATGCAGCACACAACCTAGAGGTTCAATCATTGCCCCTTCGATCCAGCTCATTTCATCAGGTAGCAAGTAACAGTTCGCTACAGGAACAACACAATACTCACCCATGCCACCGTCACGAGTCACCCCAACAGCCTGCAAGTTATCGCACAAATGCACTTTTCCATTCCGGCAAAAATAACAGTTTCCACAATAGATGTTCGGATCAACCGATACACGGTCCCCCACTTGTAAGGTCGTAACCTCATCACCCACAGCCACTATTTCGCCCGCAAGCTCATGTCCTAACACAATCGGAGCTTTCACCTCCGCAGATCCAGGGTATCCATGATAAATATGCTGATCCGTACCGCAGATCCCGCAGCATTTCACACGAAGTTTAACTTCTTTGGAGCCAATATCCGGAGCTTCCCAATCCATAAATTCAATGTGCTTAGTTCCTTTAAATACAGCCGCCTTCATCTTAGCTCATCTCCTTAATTCCTAGTTTTTGTAAACCCGCATCATTCATTGCCGTTACACGCAAGGTTTCCCAAGGCAGTGCCCCGGCATCCACATGATGCACACGAACCATCTTCTCCTCACCCGGAATCAGATCAAAGAAATTATCGTCCATGATCACCCAGGGTGCATCTAGTTCGATCATCACCATCCGCGCCACACGATCCGAGATCAAGCGGATATGTCCTTTCGCTTCATCCACAGAGATCTGAATATGGGCAGGTTGAAAATTCATGTCCTTATAGTCTCTTAAATAGAGTACGTAATCTTCTGTCGCCATCTTCTTCGAACGAAGTACAGCCACAACCTCGCGCGGGCTATGCTGTTGCAGTACCTCAGCTTCAGTTAACTTGGCAAAATTAACTTTACTATTCGCTTCAACGGTCACATCGAATGCACGCTGATATACAATTGTACCATCCATCCGATAAATCGTTAATTCCGCCTCATCCTGATAAACTTCGCGGCGATCATTGATAGCCCATAGCTGCAGCGGTCCATTCGGATCATGATCCACACATAAGAGTACTGGTGCAAAGAATTTACGCGCATAGTGGTAGCTCGCCTTTGGTAAACCATAGTAGTCGATGACAGACCAGCTCGTTCCCGGCCAGCAATCATTGAACTGCCAGAATAAAGCCCCGCTTGTATCCGGCTTATTACGGCGGTAATGCTCAATGCCATACCTCAATCCCTCTGCCTGGGTCAGCATCGAGAATTGAATATATTCATAGATATCCTTCGGAATTCCTGTATAACCTTCCATGAGCATAATGCCCTTTGGATAATGGACATCTTTATTACGGTACTTCATTTCATCGCTATCCCAATAGAACTGATTGTCCGGCATATTCTTCGCTAGGGTGTAACGATTGGAAGCGGCATGCAGCCCGAATTCACTGGCGAATTTCGTGAAATCTGACTTGAATCGTTTGAACGATATCCCTTCAACACTATAATCCTGTGTCTGCGGTTCACCAAACTGACGTGGCTCATTATTCCCATGCCAGACTTGCCAGTTATGGGTATCGCCCACCTCACGTGAATTGTGATCATTGCCGCCAAAAGGCGAGCTAGGCCAAAACGTTCGTGTGGGATCGAGTTGCTCTAGTACTGCAGGCATGAGCTCATGATAAATTTTTTCTCCATAAAAGGGATGTGTGATCTCGCCGTTAGAGGACAGTGCCTCATACAACCAATCATTCTCGTTATTCCCACACCATAGAGCAAGGCTCGTACGACTGCGAAGACGTTTTACGACCTGCTCAATTTCGCGGTGAACATTATTCATGAAATTACGATTGTAATCTGGATACAGTGCACAAGCGAACATGAAGTCCTGCCAGATTAAAATTCCTAACCGATCACATTCGTCAAAGAAAATATCCCGCTCATAAATGCCTCCACCCCAAGCACGAATCATATTCATATTGGCATCCTTGGCCATCTGAAGCAGATGTGCATAGCGGCTATCTGGCACGGTCGCAATAAAGCTATCAATAGGGATCCAATTAGCACCTTTAGCAAAAACTTTTACGCCGTTCAATACAAAAGTGAAAGCATGGCGCCCTTCTTCATCCAGCTGCATCAATTCGATCTTTCGAATCCCAAATGACTGCTCATAGGTATCTATTAGCTCCCCATCAGCAAATAACGTAACGCGTAGATGATATAAGAAAGGCGTTCCTAGATCATGGGTCCACCATAACTTTGGATCCATCACCTGCAAGGTAACTGAATGATGAAGCGTACGCGCTGTAATTGCCCCGTCAACTGCAATCCCTGAAGCTCTGTCCAAAGCGACATTCGCTTCCGCAACGCGCTCCGTCCCGTCTAATAGTTCCACACGCGCCGTATACGAACATCCGCGATCAAAGGCATGTGCGCATAAATCCACATCAACAACACCTACTTGACCCTCTATCGAAGTTGTACGGGCAAACACATGATCTAAATGTGCATGACGCCGTTTGATCAACTGTACCTCTTTCCAAATCCCTGCACAGACCAGACGTGGACCCCAGTCCCAGCCAAAATGACTCTGCGCTTTACGTGTCCAGATCCGCTTCTTGCTAAAGCCTGACCAATAATATTGGACCTTATCTCCTGCGTTCACATGAATAGGATCAAATTTTACGGCAAGCGTATTCTTCCCTTGATTTAATTCACGGGTTACATCAAATGAATGGCTAATGAACATATTATCTGTTGATCCAAGCTCCACGCCGTTGAGATATACGGTTGCATAGGTATCTAACCCTTCGAATAATAGCTCCATCTTCTCACCAGGTTTAAGATCAGAATCGTATGAAAAGACCGTACGATACCACCATACCTTTTCTTCAATCCAACGGCATTTCTGATCTTGGTGGCCAAAGAAAGGATCATCAATAATGCCTTTCTCCCGAAGCGTCGTATGGATGTCACCGGGCACTGAGGTGGTCATCCAGAAATAATCAATAAACTCTGGCGATGCAACTTCAAGATCCCGGGCTTCCCCCACATGAAAATCACGAAGTTTCCAGTTTTCAGTTAATTTAATGTTCATTTTCTTCATCCTCTCTCCCAAATTAAAACGCCAAAACCACTTCGGTTTTGACGTTTTATTGTTATACGTATATCAAGCTATCTAAAATTTCTTGTACACTAAGTTCTGCGCAAGCCATTGATGTATCCGCGACTCCGTAATACATTTTAACAACATCGCCTTCCACGAGTGCACCGCAAGAGAATACAACATCGCCGAAGAATCCGTTCTTCTCATAATCCGCTTCCGGCTCCATGATAGGAGCATTGGAGCGCGCAATCACCTTCGAGGGGTCATTTAGATCTAACAAAACTGCTCCCATGCAATAACGATGTTCCAGCGTGGCTCCATGATACAGCTCCAGCCAGCCTTTCTCGGTCTTGAATGGAACCGCACCGCCGCCAATCCGGCCGCTATCCCACATCCCCTCACGCAAACCGATCAGATGCTTATGGTTACCCCAATATAATAAGTTGTCCGATTCTGCGATCCATATTTCCGGATCTCCCGTACTTTTCGTTGTTGGACGGTGCAATGCATAATATTTGCCGTTAATTTTCTCTGGGAAAATCAATACGTCTTTATTATCCGGCCCAAAGATCATGCCGTGGTGAGTTACATTCACGAAATCTTTAGTTGATACCAGCGATTCTCCAACGCCCACAGGGGAGACTGCCGAGAAATAAATATAGTAGGTATCCCCAATTTGGGTTACCCGAGGATCTTCTACCCCGAAGGTCTCCAGTGAATTGGAAGGGTACACAAATGGCTTCTCATCCACCGTAAAATGATGTCCATCCTTACTTCGAGCGATTCGGATATAAGATAATGAAGTCAAGTACTGAAATGTAGCACTAGCGGATTTATTCTTAATCACACGCGGATCAGAGAAGTCGAAGCGCTCATCATCTGTATTCAGATCCAAAATATCCAATTCATTGGTCTCCGGATTATAAATCGGAGCTTTCACAATTTTTGGATCCTTGCTAATTGGGCGTTCTGCTACACGGAGAAACATTAATATTTCACCATTATAGCTAGCAATACCGGCATTAAATGCACCAATCACTTCAAAGTCATCGTGATACGGCTTAACGTCCGCCGGTGTAATAAGTGGATTTTGTTCATAACGATAGATTTTCATGTTGTAATAACTCCCTTAACCAAATGGATTTCATACTTATAAAATTTCAAATTGAGCAAAAGGATCAGGGATTGTTGCTCGTTGTGCTTCCGCATCGCTGATTCCTGCATATATATTAGCTGTACCGTCCTCATGACGTACGAGCCCGCCGCTGAACACAACATCCTCCAAATCAGGACGTTTGGCAACGCCTGGCAAGAACTGATTGCGTACAGCGATTAATTGAATATCCGAGTACTCACCTGTTGCCGGATCGATAGCGAATACCATCGGGTAATAGTGACGATCGCCCGAATCATCAAAAGATGCGATATGCCCAAGAACACCGAGCAGTCCGTTCTTTAGCAAGTGTGCTTCATTCGCACCGCCCCACTCTTCATCAACAAACTGTCCATCCAATAACGGTGTTTCTTCGATCAATGGAATGGATAACGCTTCTAACGATGCAATGCGGGTAAAGCCGATTTTACCGCGTCCTCCTTTATCTCCTTGAGGGCGGGTCAGTACTCCGATGCTATCTTTCAGATCCACTAGGCGCAGATCTTTCATGCCATCCGGTCCTTTAAAGAAGGGTTCTAAGCTCGCGATGTTCTTCCCGCGGTAGAATACTGTACGCCACATTAAGGCATCAGCCTTTACCGGATGCGGATAAATTTGAACGCCTCCAACTATCAATTCGCCATTAATTTTCGTGAAAAAAGGATCTTGAAGTTCAAGGGTAGGCGCTCCTTCACGGGGTACCCATTGTCCATCACGTTCGACAAAAAAAACGACATCGGAATGCTCGCTGTCACGGGATTCAACCCGACCCGCAATCACCCACTCACCCTCATCTTGGAATGGAGCTGTAATATTGTAGACATCTTTATGATCTACACCTGTGAATGTTAATTTCTGTATATTGGTTACGGATACGTCTTTCATCGCGTATTCCATGAGCAGTTGTTCACATGTCTTCACAGCATTCTTGAGCAGTTTCATAATAATAAAATTCCTCTCTAGTCAAATAATAGCGGCGCACGCATCCATATTGCGGCTTCATTCGGCAACAGAGTTACCAAGTCTGTACCGCTCACTATGTCTCGGCGGCTTGATAATATATTAGTTGCTTGCCCATCCAGCAGCTCACTAGGATCAATCTGTATGCTCTGATTATCGTAATTCAAGGCTACGAGCGCTCTGGTATTGGTTTCTTTCAATGTTCTTACATATAAAATAAGATTGCCTCTGCGTTCCAGCACGTCATAATCCCCGAATTGAAATACATCCTGTGTATTGCGCAAGTGGAGAAGCTTTTTATAATAATGTAATAATGAATTCGGTTGATTGCATTCGGACTCCACGTTTAATTGCTGATAATTTGGGCCCATGCCAATCCATGGTGTTCCTGACGTAAACCCGCCATGTGGACTTGCGTTCCATTGCATTGGTGAGCGAGACGCATCTCTTCCCTTTGCATTCGCAATTTTCAGGGCTTCCGCCCGGGTTATCCCCCGCTGTAGTGCGATTTCATATGCCTTCAATCCTTGGATGTCCCGCATATCTTCCAGCTTATGGGCTACGAAATTCCGCATCCCAATCTCCTCACCGAAATATAGGAAAGGTACCCCTTTTGCGGTCAAGGCCAGCGTTGCCATAAGGCGGGCCCGTTCTTCCTCAATCTCCGCGTCCCCTTCGCCAAAACGCGAAATCACGCGATCCATATCATGACTGCCGAAGAATAACGTTGGAATCTGATCCTCACGGTGTACCTGCTCCATCATCTTAAGCTCGGCGAACAAATTCTCTGGACTAAATTCCTTCTGGCTTCCCAGATTAAAGTTAAAGACCACATCAAACTTACCCGTTCCGCTGTAACGCTTCAGCATATCCATATCTTCAGAGCCGACTTCACCTACCATGAACATTCCGCTATGCGCATGAACAAACCTGCTAATCTCCTCGATGGCATCCATAATTCCATCTTGATTCTGATCATGTACATGCTTCTGCTCACCCGTTACTTCATCCATCGGGTTATCCGGGAATTGATCGGACACCGATAAGAAGTTGATAACATCTAACCGGAAGCCACTTACGCCTTTGCCCAGCCAATAAGCCATAACATCCTTCATCGCTTCTTTAACTTCGGGATTCGCCCAGTTCAAATCGACCTGTTCTTTCGCAAACCCATGATAGTAATACTGTTCTGTTGCAGCATCCCATTCCCACGCGGTTCCACCAAAAAACGATTCCCAGTTATTAGGTACGCCGCCGTTCACCGCGTCCTTCCAAATGTACCAATCCCGCTTCGGGTTCGTCCTTGAGGATCGGGATTCCTTGAACCATGCATGCTCTGAAGACGTATGATTCAGGACAAGATCGGCAATCACTCTGATCCCTCGAGCCCTCGCTTCCTGAATAAACCGTTCAAAATCTTCCATCGTTCCAAAGTCTGGATCAATCTGACAATAATCTGCAATGTCATACCCGTTATCTACTTTTGGAGACTTATAGAACGGCGTTAGCCAAATCCCTCCGATGCCAAGTTCCCGCAAATAATCCAGCTTGGAAGTAAGACCGCCGAAATCACCAATCCCATCCCCGTTACTATCACAGAAGCTTGGCATATACACTTCATAGAAAACCGTCCCTTTCCACCACGGCTGTTCCAACCGATAACCCCTCCTGTGCAGACCTATTTCAAGTTAAATTGCATGCCTTCCTGGAACTTCTTGCCGAAAATAATGAACAAAATAATGATTGGCAAGGTAAGCATCACTGCACCGGCATACATCGGACCCGGATA
This genomic stretch from Paenibacillus sp. FSL H7-0737 harbors:
- a CDS encoding DedA family protein, translating into MHQLLTWISETALQLVNTMGIWGIWLGMILESACIPIPSEVIMLSGGWLVAQGSLTFLEVAIAGIFGNLLGSVIAYYIGKAGGRRLLEKYGKYILMNEHHLEQSERWFKRYGESTVFFTRMLPFIRTFISLPAGIAGMKAWKFIVFTALGCIPWNLALVYLGYRLGDNWSIVEQYIRPISYTVCGIVLLLLLWWLVRRYRMISSSRNKKR
- a CDS encoding response regulator transcription factor; translated protein: MNKILLIVEEKRLARVMELELRHESYSITVTHEGFKGLQLALEEEWDLILLDLMIPGLSGTELCSRIRETKQTPIIIIAEEAGLADKIRGLDSGADDYILKPFAMEELLARMRSLLRRAGTFNTGRMLIFRDLEMDIDGRALRKKKIFVNLTKREFEILLVLLENRGRVMTREMLLETIWGYDSEVDVKVVDVYISYLRSKIDEVGQPSIVQTMRGLGYVIRK
- a CDS encoding zinc-dependent alcohol dehydrogenase family protein gives rise to the protein MKAAVFKGTKHIEFMDWEAPDIGSKEVKLRVKCCGICGTDQHIYHGYPGSAEVKAPIVLGHELAGEIVAVGDEVTTLQVGDRVSVDPNIYCGNCYFCRNGKVHLCDNLQAVGVTRDGGMGEYCVVPVANCYLLPDEMSWIEGAMIEPLGCVLHGYKKLDIRPTHQVLIIGGGFIGQLFLQLVKAAGVKGIIVSEPEVFKHDRLVELGADEAVSPAAEGVMEALHHQFDIVIECVGRADSMELAVKASRKGGQVLMFGVASPDTLIQVSPFEIFTKELNIMGSFINPYTHEESIALIEKGIVQIESLISHQFSLKDIPEIMGEYPKLRVSKGIIVHER
- a CDS encoding beta-mannosidase — encoded protein: MKLTENWKLRDFHVGEARDLEVASPEFIDYFWMTTSVPGDIHTTLREKGIIDDPFFGHQDQKCRWIEEKVWWYRTVFSYDSDLKPGEKMELLFEGLDTYATVYLNGVELGSTDNMFISHSFDVTRELNQGKNTLAVKFDPIHVNAGDKVQYYWSGFSKKRIWTRKAQSHFGWDWGPRLVCAGIWKEVQLIKRRHAHLDHVFARTTSIEGQVGVVDVDLCAHAFDRGCSYTARVELLDGTERVAEANVALDRASGIAVDGAITARTLHHSVTLQVMDPKLWWTHDLGTPFLYHLRVTLFADGELIDTYEQSFGIRKIELMQLDEEGRHAFTFVLNGVKVFAKGANWIPIDSFIATVPDSRYAHLLQMAKDANMNMIRAWGGGIYERDIFFDECDRLGILIWQDFMFACALYPDYNRNFMNNVHREIEQVVKRLRSRTSLALWCGNNENDWLYEALSSNGEITHPFYGEKIYHELMPAVLEQLDPTRTFWPSSPFGGNDHNSREVGDTHNWQVWHGNNEPRQFGEPQTQDYSVEGISFKRFKSDFTKFASEFGLHAASNRYTLAKNMPDNQFYWDSDEMKYRNKDVHYPKGIMLMEGYTGIPKDIYEYIQFSMLTQAEGLRYGIEHYRRNKPDTSGALFWQFNDCWPGTSWSVIDYYGLPKASYHYARKFFAPVLLCVDHDPNGPLQLWAINDRREVYQDEAELTIYRMDGTIVYQRAFDVTVEANSKVNFAKLTEAEVLQQHSPREVVAVLRSKKMATEDYVLYLRDYKDMNFQPAHIQISVDEAKGHIRLISDRVARMVMIELDAPWVIMDDNFFDLIPGEEKMVRVHHVDAGALPWETLRVTAMNDAGLQKLGIKEMS
- a CDS encoding BtaManbiosPhlase, coding for MKIYRYEQNPLITPADVKPYHDDFEVIGAFNAGIASYNGEILMFLRVAERPISKDPKIVKAPIYNPETNELDILDLNTDDERFDFSDPRVIKNKSASATFQYLTSLSYIRIARSKDGHHFTVDEKPFVYPSNSLETFGVEDPRVTQIGDTYYIYFSAVSPVGVGESLVSTKDFVNVTHHGMIFGPDNKDVLIFPEKINGKYYALHRPTTKSTGDPEIWIAESDNLLYWGNHKHLIGLREGMWDSGRIGGGAVPFKTEKGWLELYHGATLEHRYCMGAVLLDLNDPSKVIARSNAPIMEPEADYEKNGFFGDVVFSCGALVEGDVVKMYYGVADTSMACAELSVQEILDSLIYV
- a CDS encoding MTP-1 family protein, encoding MKLLKNAVKTCEQLLMEYAMKDVSVTNIQKLTFTGVDHKDVYNITAPFQDEGEWVIAGRVESRDSEHSDVVFFVERDGQWVPREGAPTLELQDPFFTKINGELIVGGVQIYPHPVKADALMWRTVFYRGKNIASLEPFFKGPDGMKDLRLVDLKDSIGVLTRPQGDKGGRGKIGFTRIASLEALSIPLIEETPLLDGQFVDEEWGGANEAHLLKNGLLGVLGHIASFDDSGDRHYYPMVFAIDPATGEYSDIQLIAVRNQFLPGVAKRPDLEDVVFSGGLVRHEDGTANIYAGISDAEAQRATIPDPFAQFEIL
- a CDS encoding alpha-glucosidase, which encodes MEQPWWKGTVFYEVYMPSFCDSNGDGIGDFGGLTSKLDYLRELGIGGIWLTPFYKSPKVDNGYDIADYCQIDPDFGTMEDFERFIQEARARGIRVIADLVLNHTSSEHAWFKESRSSRTNPKRDWYIWKDAVNGGVPNNWESFFGGTAWEWDAATEQYYYHGFAKEQVDLNWANPEVKEAMKDVMAYWLGKGVSGFRLDVINFLSVSDQFPDNPMDEVTGEQKHVHDQNQDGIMDAIEEISRFVHAHSGMFMVGEVGSEDMDMLKRYSGTGKFDVVFNFNLGSQKEFSPENLFAELKMMEQVHREDQIPTLFFGSHDMDRVISRFGEGDAEIEEERARLMATLALTAKGVPFLYFGEEIGMRNFVAHKLEDMRDIQGLKAYEIALQRGITRAEALKIANAKGRDASRSPMQWNASPHGGFTSGTPWIGMGPNYQQLNVESECNQPNSLLHYYKKLLHLRNTQDVFQFGDYDVLERRGNLILYVRTLKETNTRALVALNYDNQSIQIDPSELLDGQATNILSSRRDIVSGTDLVTLLPNEAAIWMRAPLLFD